In Providencia sneebia DSM 19967, one DNA window encodes the following:
- the miaB gene encoding tRNA (N6-isopentenyl adenosine(37)-C2)-methylthiotransferase MiaB, with the protein MSTNKKLYIKTWGCQMNEYDSSKMASLLESTHGYQLTEIAEEADVLLLNTCSIREKAQEKVFHQLGRWKFFKDSNPDIIIGVGGCVASQEGDFIRQRAPSVDIVFGPQTLHRLPEMINQVKGTRSPVIDISFPEIEKFDRLPEPKAEGPTAFVSIMEGCNKYCTFCVVPYTRGEEVSRPCDDILFEIAQLAAQGVREVNLLGQNVNAYRGETFDGEICSFAELIRLVAAIDGIDRIRFTTSHPIEFTDDIIEVYEDTPELVSYLHLPVQSGSDRILTLMKRAHTALEYKAIIRKLRKARPDILISSDFIVGFPGETNDDFEKTMKLIADVNFDMSFSFVYSARPGTPAADLPDDVSEEEKKQRLYLLQQRINQQAMNYSRSFLGTTQRILVEGPSRKNVMELSGRTENNRVVNFEGSPEMIGKFVDVEIVDVYANSLRGKVIRTEDQMGLRVSESPASVIARTRKEDELGVGRYQP; encoded by the coding sequence ATGTCGACGAATAAAAAGTTATATATTAAAACTTGGGGCTGCCAAATGAATGAGTACGACTCATCAAAAATGGCATCATTATTAGAAAGCACCCATGGCTACCAACTAACAGAAATTGCTGAAGAAGCGGATGTGCTATTACTCAATACATGTTCCATTCGTGAAAAAGCACAGGAAAAAGTTTTCCACCAGCTTGGACGTTGGAAATTTTTCAAAGACAGTAATCCTGACATTATCATTGGGGTTGGTGGCTGCGTTGCATCTCAAGAAGGTGATTTTATCCGTCAACGTGCGCCTAGCGTCGATATAGTTTTCGGACCGCAAACACTTCACCGCCTGCCGGAAATGATTAATCAAGTTAAAGGAACGCGTAGTCCTGTTATTGATATCAGCTTCCCTGAAATTGAAAAATTTGACCGCCTACCGGAACCAAAAGCAGAAGGTCCAACCGCTTTCGTTTCCATTATGGAAGGTTGTAATAAATATTGTACTTTCTGTGTGGTGCCTTATACCCGTGGTGAAGAAGTTAGCCGCCCTTGTGATGATATCTTATTTGAAATCGCACAATTAGCAGCTCAAGGTGTGCGTGAAGTTAACTTATTAGGCCAAAACGTTAACGCCTATCGTGGCGAAACTTTTGATGGTGAGATTTGCTCATTTGCTGAATTAATTCGTTTAGTTGCTGCAATTGATGGGATTGACCGCATCCGGTTCACCACTAGCCATCCAATTGAATTTACAGATGACATTATTGAAGTTTACGAAGATACGCCAGAATTAGTCAGCTATTTACATTTACCAGTACAAAGTGGTTCTGACCGTATTCTGACGCTAATGAAACGCGCGCATACTGCATTAGAATACAAAGCCATTATTCGTAAATTACGCAAAGCGCGTCCTGATATACTCATTAGTTCTGACTTCATTGTTGGTTTCCCTGGTGAAACAAATGATGATTTTGAAAAAACAATGAAACTGATTGCGGATGTGAATTTTGATATGAGCTTTAGTTTCGTTTACTCGGCAAGACCTGGAACACCAGCAGCCGATCTACCTGATGATGTGAGTGAAGAAGAGAAAAAACAGCGTTTATATCTTCTTCAACAACGTATCAACCAGCAAGCAATGAACTATAGCCGTTCTTTCTTAGGTACCACGCAACGTATTTTAGTTGAAGGGCCTTCACGTAAAAATGTAATGGAACTATCCGGCCGCACCGAAAATAACCGCGTTGTTAATTTTGAAGGCTCGCCAGAGATGATAGGGAAATTTGTTGACGTGGAAATTGTTGATGTTTACGCCAACTCTCTACGTGGAAAAGTTATTCGTACCGAAGACCAAATGGGCTTACGCGTAAGTGAATCACCCGCTTCCGTCATTGCAAGAACTCGTAAAGAAGATGAACTTGGCGTTGGTAGATACCAACCCTAA